In the bacterium SCSIO 12741 genome, TTAAACCGCCCGCTGTTTCGGGCAAATTCATCCACTGAAATTTCAGGTTCAGGCTGTTTAGTTTTTTAGCGAAAAGCTCAGGATAACCGAAATAGAACGACGATTCAATCTGAGCATTCACCCCAAAAACAGAAAAGGGACTTCCGGTCACAATTTTTCCCAGGTCGTTGTACAGGTTCAACTTGTCCACCTGCTCCACCTCTACGTTGATTTGAACCTGATCGAGAACGAGATCACAGATCAATGAATAAGGATTGTAGACCGATTTTTGATTGAGCATCAACTTGATACTTGGATGCTCAGATTCTTCATAAACCGTGGTAGGCTTGCCCGCAAAACGGGTTAATGGCGCCGAACTCGCTGAAAGAATGAATTCAATAGAAAGTGTATTGGGAACCTCTTGAGGAAGTCCCATCCGATATACGGGAATACTCTCCCATACTTTGCCACTGGTATAACTAAGATCGAAGGTGGAGGCAAAAAAGTGACTTACCAGAAACGCTTCGGAACTACGCGAATCCTTGACCATTTGGCTAATCTTCTGATCCATTTTCTGGAAAGATGCCGGATTGAACTTGAGCAAAATCTGAACCTTTCGAATGCCTGTTTCCAAACGAAGAACCGGTGCCGAAAGGACCCAACCTAAATCACTTTGGGGATTAACTCCCGCCATACTGGAGCGCAGATGGTAGTTTTCTCCAAAAGGCGCCCAGCCCTCTGCTGGATCCACTTCTTTGGGTTGAACAATGGCACCGTAGATACTGGTGGTCATTCCCTCGCTATACAAAGGTTCGATGAAGGTATTAGTGGCCAATATCAAGGTGCGGATATCGGTAATTTCGGCATGATTGACCAACAAATCGGTGAGGGTGGCGAATTCTACATCCTGACCCTGAGCATCTTTTCCTGCGGCTAAGAGAGTTCCCTTGGGCACCCAGGTAGGAGGCGCTCCTTTCCGCAGCGGCAAGGATAGAAAAACGCGATCAGCCGTACCGGGTTGAATTTGCTGATCGAGTAAGGTCTGGTAGTAATAGTTCAAATGCCGCTCCGATAGCTTGTTCTGCTCGTCCTGTAGCCTCAAGTAGAGTTCGATAAAAGAAAAAAGCAAAGCGATATGAGGCTTGTGGTTGGAATTGTCCTCGATGGAGCGCTCCACCATTTCAGGAATCAGGTTTACGATGTAGACATATACCTGGTAGAAGCTGTCAAACAGATTGTTGAGGCTCTTTATAATGTCAGGTGTGGCGTTTTTTAGAAGCTCCGAGGAATCCTGGCTAATGGAATCCAGTAAATCCTGGGTGGTCATACCCCAATCGTGCTCGATTACCGGAGTCATTAAACTTCCTACCGTGCTTTCTGTGGTATCCCCGCTGCATTCTGCAATCCAGGCCATCAGCTTCGAAAAGCTCGCCTTCAAGCGATTGTTGGTAGCATTGTCCAATTCAAACGACAGCTCGGGTAAGTTAAGCTCCAAGGCCTGTTGGCTCCAATCCTGTAGTTGATTGGCCAAATCCATCATAAATTGCAGACTCGCCAATACAGCCTTGCGTCGGTCATCGTCATCGGAGCTCTCCAAAACGGCTTCAAACAACTCCATACGTTGATTGCCAATCAAGTCTAAATTGGTTCGGTAGATGCGGCTCAAGAATATGGAGGGATCATTCACCAATAGCTCGGTCCAATCTCCATCATGCTGATCATTCTGATTGAAGTACCAAAGCAACTTGGCGTATTGCGAGCAAAAGTTGGTCAAAGCACCAGCGGTCCACCCACCAACCTTAACCGTGTCAGGCATGAGGGCCTTGATGAGACGGGTGTCCCGGGTTAGGCCTTGCCTAAAATACCACGCTATGGCTTTATCCTCCTGCATTTATGATAGCTCAATTTGATAGTCTTCAGTCTTATTCGTAGCCTCCCTTAGGTAGAAAGGATAAACCATATTGCTCCTGGTGTTGGTTCTCCGAATGGTGTAGTTAAGGTGAATGTAAACCACACCGTTTAGCTGCTCATTGATGTCGATTTCGATACTATCGAGGGTAATGCGAGGTTCGTAATGCAATACTGAATACCGAATGCGATCGCCGATAACCTGAACCAAGGAAGTATCAATGTTTTCAAAAAGCATTTCTCGGAGGGAGCAGCCAAATCGGGGCATCATGACTCTTTCGCCAGGCTCGGTTCCCAACAATACATGAAGGCTTTGGCGTATATCCTGGTCGTAAGAAACCATTTCTACGCTCGAAGTACTCTTCTGAAAACGCGGAGGAAAGTTCCAACCGGTGCCTAAAAATGATTTGTCTTCGTTCTCCATTTTACGTTTAGTTTATGCTCACCATGGATCCTTTCAAGGTCAGGTTGCCCGAGGCTTTTACCTCAGCACTGGCACTGCCCGATGCACTAAAGGTGGAATCGGCTGAAAAGGAAACCTGCTCGCCTGAACCAGAGAGTTTGGAGCTTCCTTTGGCAGTTACCTCTACTCCGCTGATCTCTACATTCTGAGAAGCCTTGATGGTAATGTTCTTGGCGCTGTTCAATTCAATTCCCGAATCGTTGAAAATGGCCTTGTTGCCGTTTTGATCCTGAATGGTGATGGACTTTTCATCATCACTCCAAATCATTTTGTTTCCACCAGGTGTTTGAATGGTAATGATCTTCTTTTCGTCGTTGAATTCGAGTTGCAGCTGGCTTTTGGTGGTTATGGCTTTAATGCTGTTTTTGTCATCCGGAGTAAATGCCGGATTGTATTTT is a window encoding:
- a CDS encoding GPW/gp25 family protein, coding for MENEDKSFLGTGWNFPPRFQKSTSSVEMVSYDQDIRQSLHVLLGTEPGERVMMPRFGCSLREMLFENIDTSLVQVIGDRIRYSVLHYEPRITLDSIEIDINEQLNGVVYIHLNYTIRRTNTRSNMVYPFYLREATNKTEDYQIELS